The following DNA comes from Streptomyces sp. NBC_00273.
TCGTCGGCGAGCAGGTCGAGCAGGTCCCACTGCGGCACCATCGCGATGTAGTTGTACTTCCCCCGCAGCGCCCCGATGTCCCCGACCGTGACGAGGGACCGGTCGGGTGCGATGGGCAGCTGCACCGTGCTGACCCGTCGCTGGGGCAGCCGGGCGAAGCGCTCCGCCAGGCCGATGTCGTCCAGCAGCGACAGGGTGGACGGGTGCACGGTGTCGCCGCGGAAGTCGCGCAGGAAGTCGCCGTGCTTCTCGAGCACGGTCACTTCGACCCCGGCCCGGGCCAGCAACAGGGCCAGCACCATCCCGGCGGGCCCTCCTCCCACCACACAGCAGGTGGTCCGTTCCATGCAACCCACTCCCTTCGCCGGCATCGGGTCACCCCGGAGGACATATACCGCACCCGGGGCGCCGCCGACGGTAGCGGCGAGGAGCCATCCGGGTTCCATGAGATGGCCTGGCCTGGCCGGGCGTGGGCCGCCGGCGTCGCTGTACCGAGGAAGGAACGGTCACCGGAGGCCAGGACGCGTGCCGACCCCGTCTCCGACGTCGCTGACCCAGACGCTCAAGGGGACCTCCGGCTCGAACTCGGCCTGTTCCGCCTCGTTGTTCACGTCCTCCGGGTCCGACCATGGGACGAAGCCGGAGTCCTCGTCGGTCAGGTACTCCGCGACGATCGCGTCGAGATCGTCGGAGGCCGCGTAGAGGCCGCCGAACGGCAGGGCCTGCGGGGACACGGAGCCGGTCGAGCACCGCAGTTGCCCGGCCTGTGCGTCGTGCCATACGTAGAAGGTGGCCACCCCGCGATGGCCCGTCTCGCGGACGCGGCCGCGGATGGCAGCGGCAGTGCGGTGGAAGGCGGCCACCACCTCGGTGACGCTCAACGACGCGCGGCCCTCCTCGTCCGCGCTGAGCAGCCAGGTGTTGGTCTCCACCTCCGTGCGCCGATCAGCCGGGTTCAGCGTCAAGGGCTCTTGCGCCACTTCGGATATCCATGTCAACAGCACCACAGAAGTATCACCGCAACGTTCGGGGAGATGTGGTGAAGAGGCCCGGCGAATCGGGGCGTTGCCGTCCGCGCCGGCGCCCGGACGAGGACGATGGGAGACGAACGGGGACGAAGAGGAGGATCCGCATGAGGGCACGTCACTTGCGCACGCTGTTGGTCGTCGGCGCGGCGGCGCTGGTCTCACTCACTTCCGTACCACCCGCCCAGGCCCTGCCCGCGTGCCCGGCCAACGCGATCTGTCTGTGGCGGTACCAGGACGGGACCGGGGACCTCTACGTCTGGCGCGGCGGCTACGTGGACCTCCCCAGCAGGTTCGTGAACCACGTCGGGTCGTTCCGGGCCAACAGGAGCGGGGCCTTCATCGACTGGGCGACCGGCAAGGAGTGCCGACCGGTCCGCAGCGGCGACTACGCGAGCAACTACGGCGGCCGCTTCGGCTCGAAGATCGATGCGGTGGGCGACAACTGCTGACTCCGGAGGCGCGCAGCGCAGCCGGATGCGGTCCGGGTTTCAGTAGCGCAGGGCCGAACCGTTCTGCGCCGAGACCGTGCCCGACAGTTTGTGCGTGCTGCGGGCCGTTCCCTGCCCCGTGCCCTTCCCGGCGACGTCCGTGATCGTCACGACCACGGTGTCGACGAGATTGCCGCTCTCGTCCTTGAACTCGACCTGCACCGCGAAGGACTTCGTCGCGTCGTCGGTGTTCCGTGCGGTCACGGGGACCGTCGTGTATCCGTCGCCGTCGGTGGTCACCGCCCCCAGGGACACCTGGTCCTTGGCGTTCACCCCGTCCTTCACCCCGTCGAGCTTGTCCTTCGCTACGGCGGCCGCCGATTCGGCGGCCTTCGAGGCCTCGGCCGCGGCCGACGAGACCGCCTCGCCGGCGGACTTCACCGCCGACGCGGCGCTCGACACGGCGCCGGCCGGGTTGCCGTCACCGTCCGAACAGCCCGCGGCGCCGAGCGCCACTACCGACAGCACCACCGCACCTGCCGCACCACGCATCCACGCGACCGTCGTCACCATGCCTCCACGGGTGTTCCGGACCTACGGACCTCCCAGTCAAAGGCCCGGCTCACCCGGATGCCCGATGGGCGGGGCATCCGGGTGACCGCGGACGGACAGGGCCACGAGGGCCTCAGGGGCGTCCCGCGGCGAGGCGGTGTTCGTGGACGCGCAGCTGGAGGGCGGCGAGGTCCAGCAGGGGAGTGGCCACCCCCAGCGCGCGGGCGCGGAGGGTGAGGTCGGTCAGGACGTGGTCGGCCTCCGTCGGCGCCCCGGCGACGAGGTCGCGGTACAGGGACGGGGTGAGCGGGGAGCCGGTGCTCGTGAGCGTCGACGTGGTGAAGGCGCGCTCCGCCTCGGTCAGCGGGTGGCCCGCGGCCTCCGCCACCGCGGAGGTTTCGCAGATCAGCGCCGCGGCCAGGTCCGCGCCCCCCGGAACGGCGTTCACCTCTCCGACCGTGCCGCGCATCAGGCAGGTCAGGGCGACGAGAGCGGAGATGAAGACCCACTTGTGCCACATGGCCGCGACGATGTCCCCGGTCGCCGGTGAGTCGATGCCGGCCTCGGCCAGTACGCCGCGGATCGCGTCTACCCGGGCCGACGGGCGCGCGTCGAGCTCGCCGGTCAGGATGACCGCCGGCGGAGCCATGCGGAGGATGTCGCCGTCGTCGGTCAAGGTGGTGACCACCTTCGCGACGCCTCCCAGGACCGCTCCGGCCCCCAGGCGTGCGACGAGCGCGTGGAGGTGCGCGACCCCGTTCAGCAGGGGCACGACGGCGGTGTCGGAGCCGACCGCGGGCTCGATGTCCGCCAGGGCCGTGTGCAGGGCGGTCGCCTTCACCGAGAGCAGGACCAGGTCGTACGGTCCGTCCACGGTGCCGGCCGTCACCAGCTTCGGCGTGAGGCGGAGTTCCTCCCCCTGTCCCGCCACGCGCAGGCCGCGGGCCTCCAGGGCCTTCGCGCGGGCCGGTCGGACCAGGAAGGAGACGTCCTGGCCCGCCGTGGCGAGCCGGGCGCCGAAGAAGCCGCCGACGGCGCCGGCGCCGACCGTGAGGATCCGCATGAAGGGGTTCCTTTCGAGGGAGGGGAGGGGAGGAGACGGGGACGGGTCAGGTCCGGCCCGCACCGAGCGGGCTGTCCCCGACGGGAGTCCGCGAGGCGCGCGGCGCGTACCGGGAGACGGCCACACCCGCCAGGCAGAGCGCTCCGCCGAGGAGGGTCAGCCAAGCCGGTACCTCGCCCAGGAGGACCCAACTCAGCAGCACGACGATGGCCGGTACGGCGTACGTGGTCGCCCCCAGCTTGCCGGCGGGCATGCGGGCCAGGGCGTAGGTCCACGTGGTGAAGGCCAGGGCGGTCGGTACCACACCCAGGTAGACCATGTTCAGGGTCGCGGACGCCGGAGCCTCGGGCAGTTCCGCGATCAGCCGGCCCGAGAAGGGCAGGCAGGCCACCGTTCCCGTGAGGCAGGCGAAGGTGGTGACCTGCAGCGGAGTGCCGTAGGAGAGCGCGGGCTTCTGGGCGATGACACCGGATGCGTAGGCCACCGCCGCGAGCAGGCAGAGCACGACCCCGAGCACCGAGGTGGAGCCGCCGTTCCCGGACGACATGGACAGGCCCACGACCACCGCTCCGGCGAAGGAGACGGCCATGCCCACCAGGAGCCGCGGGGGCAGCGCCTCGCCGAGGAGGCGGGCCGCGAGGAGCGCCATGAGGATGGGCCCGGTGTTCACGAGCAGCGACGCCGTGCCCGCGTCGACCAGCCGTTCACCCCAGTTCAGGACGATCGTGTAGCCGCAGAACCAGACCACGCCGGACACCAGGATGCCGCGCCAGGCCTCGCGCGGCGGCAGGCCCTGGCGGCTGATCAGGAGCAGCACCACGAGCACCAGCGAGGCGGCCAGTAGTCGGCCGAGGGCCAGGGCGCCGGGCGAGTACGCGGCACCCGCGCTGCGGATGGAGACGAAGGCGGAGGCCCAGGCGAACACCGTGAAGGTGACGGCGCCGACCGTGAGGACGCCGGGCGGGATCGAGCTCGAGCGGAACGTCATGCGCCCACCCTAAGGCCGCAACATTTCGGTGTCGACCGAATTGACGGCCGTTCGTGTGGGGTGATGCGGATCAGCTCCACGCCTCCGGTGCGAGCCCCAGCAGATCTCCGAAGGCCCGCTCCCCTGCGCCGGTCACCTCCAGGGCCCGCCCGCCGCCCGCCGGGCGCACCACCCACTCCTCCTCGAAGGCCCGCGCGCACAGCCGCGCCCCGGCGAGGCCCCCCAGGTGGCGGCGCCGTTCGGTCCAGTCCAGGCAGGAGCTCGCCAGCGGTCTACGACCTTCCCCGGCCAGGCCGATGCCCGCTTCGGCGCACCAGGCCCGGCCGGCCTCCGTCAGCTCGAAGGCGTCCTGCGTGCGCAGCAGGCCCCGCCGCTCCATCGCGTCGGTCACCGCCATGCCGAGCCGCCCTGCGAAGTGGTCGTAGCAGGTCCGGGCGCGGGCCAGCGGGTCCGGCGCGGCGACCACGGGCACGGCGTGCGCCGCGTCCCGGTCGGGAATGGCGTGCGAGGCGAGCTCGTCGAGCAGGCGGGCGGTCGCGCCGTCGGCGATGCGCACGTAGCTGTGGCGGCCCTGCCGTTCGGTCACGCAGATGCCCGCGTCGAGCAGTCGGGTCAGATGGCCGCTGATGGTGGAGGGCGCCACCGCGGTGATCCGGGCCAGCTCGCCCGCGGTCCAGGCGCGCCCCTCCAGCAGCGTCATGCAGATCGCGGCCCGCGTCTCGTCGGCCAGAGCCGCGGCGAAGGCGGCCAGCAGGGCCGCGGGGGCCGCCGCGCCCGCGGACGTCGATTCGGGATGCGTCTCGTTCATGCGTCCAGGATGCCTGATGATTTCGGTAATCAGCGAACGATTCGTACGGGCCGCCACTCCCTCGTGATCGCCGCCGGCCCGTAGTCCGGACGGTTCCGGTGTCGGTGGCCCCGCCTATCCTTCCGGCATGTCAGTGAACATCGATCTTGCCTTCACCGTCACCCGGGTCGCCGACGAGCCGCAGGCCTGGGCGATCGTCCGCGCCCTGCAGGAGCTGATGTACGAGGAGGACATAGCGAACCAGGTCAGCATCGGCGTAGCGGTGGACGATGCCGGCGCGCACTTCGTCTCCGGGGACTCGGACTTCCCGCTCGGCATCTCCCGCTTCTACCTGTGGCAACCGCACTTCGAAGGGGTCTTCGCGGCGGCGGTCGCCGCGGTGGCGGCAGGAGCCGAGCCGGAGATCCGTTGGGGTTACCCGGACGAGGAGTACTGAGAGGCCCGCCCTCAGCCCGGCGGGGGCGGCGGGGGAGCCGGCGGCAGCGCCCA
Coding sequences within:
- a CDS encoding peptidase inhibitor family I36 protein codes for the protein MRARHLRTLLVVGAAALVSLTSVPPAQALPACPANAICLWRYQDGTGDLYVWRGGYVDLPSRFVNHVGSFRANRSGAFIDWATGKECRPVRSGDYASNYGGRFGSKIDAVGDNC
- a CDS encoding 2-dehydropantoate 2-reductase — its product is MRILTVGAGAVGGFFGARLATAGQDVSFLVRPARAKALEARGLRVAGQGEELRLTPKLVTAGTVDGPYDLVLLSVKATALHTALADIEPAVGSDTAVVPLLNGVAHLHALVARLGAGAVLGGVAKVVTTLTDDGDILRMAPPAVILTGELDARPSARVDAIRGVLAEAGIDSPATGDIVAAMWHKWVFISALVALTCLMRGTVGEVNAVPGGADLAAALICETSAVAEAAGHPLTEAERAFTTSTLTSTGSPLTPSLYRDLVAGAPTEADHVLTDLTLRARALGVATPLLDLAALQLRVHEHRLAAGRP
- a CDS encoding DMT family transporter, encoding MTFRSSSIPPGVLTVGAVTFTVFAWASAFVSIRSAGAAYSPGALALGRLLAASLVLVVLLLISRQGLPPREAWRGILVSGVVWFCGYTIVLNWGERLVDAGTASLLVNTGPILMALLAARLLGEALPPRLLVGMAVSFAGAVVVGLSMSSGNGGSTSVLGVVLCLLAAVAYASGVIAQKPALSYGTPLQVTTFACLTGTVACLPFSGRLIAELPEAPASATLNMVYLGVVPTALAFTTWTYALARMPAGKLGATTYAVPAIVVLLSWVLLGEVPAWLTLLGGALCLAGVAVSRYAPRASRTPVGDSPLGAGRT
- a CDS encoding ArsR/SmtB family transcription factor; the encoded protein is MNETHPESTSAGAAAPAALLAAFAAALADETRAAICMTLLEGRAWTAGELARITAVAPSTISGHLTRLLDAGICVTERQGRHSYVRIADGATARLLDELASHAIPDRDAAHAVPVVAAPDPLARARTCYDHFAGRLGMAVTDAMERRGLLRTQDAFELTEAGRAWCAEAGIGLAGEGRRPLASSCLDWTERRRHLGGLAGARLCARAFEEEWVVRPAGGGRALEVTGAGERAFGDLLGLAPEAWS